The Anopheles coluzzii chromosome 2, AcolN3, whole genome shotgun sequence genome window below encodes:
- the LOC125906499 gene encoding uncharacterized protein LOC125906499 codes for MEREAEFDLQEENDWQEDEEDVYMERDTNYQFFDNISLQEGLRYVAVTKNLSRSTVNMILGLLRRKLKLCLPADARTLLKTSTKVGMEIQPILGGQFWYQGIETVIREHFGFSSMDYPFTRVRQGSYGRFYLR; via the exons ATGGAACGGGAAGCCGAATTCGATTTACAGGAGGAAAATGATTGGCAGGAAGACGAGGAAGATGTGTACATGGAAAGAGACACAAACTACCAATTTTTTGACAACATATCGTTGCAGGAAGGACTTCGTTATGTTGCCGTAACGAAAAATCTGTCCCGATCTACGGTCAACATGATTCTGGGTCTGTTGCGAAGAAAGCTGAAGCTCTGCCTTCCTGCTGACGCTCGAACCCTCTTAAAAACGTCCACCAAGGTCGGGATGGAAATCCAACCAATCTTGGGTGGGCAGTTTTGGTATCAGGGCATAGAGACCGTGATAAGAGAACATTTTGG gTTTTCATCGATGGATTACCCCTTTACAAGAGTTCGGCAAGGCAGTTATGGCCGATTCTATTTAAGGTAG